A region of the Arachis hypogaea cultivar Tifrunner chromosome 15, arahy.Tifrunner.gnm2.J5K5, whole genome shotgun sequence genome:
gggtaaataattattaataatccgagaagaaaaaattgaaataattgtgGAAATGAAAGATACGTAACACCAAGTTGGTCCTCGAAATAGTTGAGACATCGGATTTGGTCCTACAAAAGTTTAGTGACATCTATTTGGGTGTGCACTCAAGTGATTCTACATCTACTGTCATGTAATTTACATCTTAATCTGAATCTGAGACAAGTCATCCTAACTAATCAATGGCTCAAAGCCTCAGACTCAGTTTGAAGTTCTGAAAACAATCTAGCTGCTTCTAATGATCATTTCTCGTTCACAAGAGAACTTTTCCAACAACTTCTGTAGCATCGTGACCAGTATTTTAGCATTCCATGGAGGGAGCTTGTGAAACACCCTATATCTTCACCAGAAGGGTGACAACATCAAAGATAGCAAGAGTCCTGAAAATGCATCCCAAACCCCCGCCAAACATGAAGATAattaaaggcaaaaaaggaggataTGAATTGCATATAACAGTATGCCTAATACAGCTTTTGTTAGATGAGCATACCACCCTAAAACTCTAACATAGTATACAGCACTATACAGCACAAAGTGAAGGTACTATACAGCACTTATGAACCCATTAggatcttttcaaaataaatatattattcacCATTgtatgcttctttttttttttttttacctacgAAATACATATATGTCGTTTACAAACAAGTTCTTATTTCGTTGGTACTGTTTGTTAATACTTTTCTCGTTTGCACAATAAATTAGATTAGTAATAAAGTATAAAAACGTAAAttctctccccccccccccccccaaaaaaataaAGCTTACATtggtaaatatatatttattttatttatttaaaaaaataatccgGACCAATCACTGGCTTAGACAATATTACATATAACatccatatgtatattaaaatatacaataaactCCCTTATACCTTAAGTTTGTATGACACTTGGTACCCCTATAACACTAACCACTCTTATAAACAGAACATTAACTTCCTCAAAGGGAAGCTCAAACCATAAGAATAAAAAGTTAAGGAGCAATGTATGTAATATCATCTAACCTCAAGGATAATCATTTTAAGACACTTGGTAGAAAGAAAAATGGGAGAAATTACCTCCAATAGGCAACATGGCTTGAACCTTCAATGCTGTTGTTCCACTCCAAGCATATCCTAATCATATGCAAAAAACAAAATCAGGTTAAGAAATTCTTAATAAAGGTAGAGCAAAATGAAATTGTAAGTTCTAACCTCTTCCAAAACAATTAGTGGTAGTGTTGACACCATTCCTGCAAATACAAGCAAAAGACTTATCCAAACTTTGAAACCCACACAACCCTCCACTGTCTTCACAGTTCCTACAATCATCAGTGTCATAGGAATAATTATACACCAATGATATCCCAAACTTCCATTTCATAGGGTCTCCTTGATCCACAAACTCATACACTGAAGCATAAGAGGAGCATTGAAGCTTAGGAAGATCCAAACCTAAACCTGCATTGGCCTCATAATCATAGACACAACAAGTGTTGATTGGTGCATGTTGTGGCAAACCAATGCCATTCACTCCTTTACAAGAATACAACCCTCTACAAACTCTTGTACCTGAGCCTGTGTCGCACAAATCTTCCTTTGGGTCAAAAACTGGAGAAGTTGTGGAGCAACCAAGGAGAACAAAGATGTTCTCTTTGCCAAGGCTAAAAGGGCTTCCACTATCAATGCCAAAGCTACCAGAGTTTTGCATTGAGGAACAGTTTGACATAAAAGGGTCATTGACCATCATGGTGTTACTAGGGTAGTCTATGGAGGAAATGGTGTAGGTGCCAGTCCTAGTTGAGAACAAAAGGGTTCCATGGTTGCAGCTTATGAAGCTTGAGAATGCAGGGTGGCCACAACCATAACCAGTTCCAAAGGGGTATTTGACTGGTATTGTGCCACATGTGGTTTGACATGTGGTGTTGTTGACAGAGATTATTGGTAAGGCAGCATTAGCATAGGAATTttgaaggaagaaaagaaagagagaaatggTTATGATTTTGAAGGGTGATGTTGGAGAAAGTGACATTGGTGAGGGTTTTGAAGGGTTGAAGTAAGGTTTTTGGTGTTGGTAAAGTGATGTGAACAAGGGTCTTCTTTGGAGTggttttgttgctttttcttcttcttggtcTTTTTGACTTTTAGTTGTTCCAATGGATGCTCTAAGGTACTGTTTTGTTTTGAATGTAGATAACAACTATCAATAACAGTGTCcagtttttttattcttaaaaagaaGGGACTGAAGGGTAGGTTAAGTAATAAATTGGGTGGGAAATAGCTAGCAAGTTAAGAGGTATGGATACTTTTCTGATTTGTGGTATTTGCGTGTCCAACACATTTTGGATACGACATTTATGGATACTCGTTCGATACATGTGTCTAACTGTgtcttaatagaaaataaaaaattcttctcttaACATTTTTGGACATACCTAAATACTATCAAATATCAATATTTCCAACCTTATTGTTAATGTATATTCTTGAAATGaatatagaatattatatataattaaaaaaataaaaataattaaaaaattaatttatattttaatattaataaaatatcaaaatattattataatttatccaaaaaattttatatatatatatatatatatacaccgtgttctctattttataaaaattttaaattaaaaattttaaatttgcataTTTTGTGTCGTGTCATGTCCAATGTCTGTATATCATAGCTAGCAAGCAAATACAAGTGTTATTCAAAAGTTAACATATTAAAAAGTTTTCAAACAAGTGTTATTCAAAAGTTAACATATTAAAAAGTTTTCAAACGTACCTAAAATACTGATATTCTAGTAATTTTAacggttgattttaattaatattatatatattatataatataaaattgattttaaatatatattatatattaaataaaaattgatttttcctAAGAAGAGAAGGCTTTTATTATACTAAATTACCAATACAACTATCCCTCTATCACCATGCACAAAAAATCTGAGTTATGTatgttatgttttatttttccAAGAGGATAATAACCGTTGGATATAGGAGGATCCCGGAGACCCCCACTGAAGAGAAATCCAAAGGTGAATATATCTTCTTCCCCCATGTGTACAAGTGTATGTCCTGTACAAGGAAGGGGCCTCGTGACAAAACTAAAACGAACTACCCTTCAAACTCATAATGCATTTTAAACATTTCAAGAAACACATCATCACATTGAACTACTTTATACACAAAATATATagtttatatatatttacatttttAGACATCCCCTCCCTGTCTACCCCCAACAAAACAAAAATGGCCCCAATACAGACACCAAAAAAGAAGGCCTCATGGATGGATAGATAATTAGATATTAGATACATCATATTCTGTAAGATTAGAATAAAGAGTGCATGGAAATCAGGAAGGAGACCACTTTCCAACAGCAAGCCATTGAATGTTTAAAGATTTCTTTCATGTGGTTCAAGCCAAGGAAAGCCCAAGAAATCAAACACCTCCTTCTCCGTATCAAATTTCAAACTTGCAATACCTTTTGCACCCTGCAAAACAAATTTGCATCAGAAGTCAACCTTGCAAATGACGATGCAATTGTTAGAACTGAAAAGGGGTGAAGGAATCGAAGCCATACCCGTTTGCCTCCAGAACCCTGAGTAGCTGGAAACAAGCCTGTATCATCAAGCCGAAATCCTTTAGATTCAGCAAGCAGTCTCAACCTGCATCAAGCACGAGGGGAAAAAGCACACTATTCGTATGATATAGAAACACAATCTGCACCAAAACGCCAAAACTTCAGAAATGGAAAGTTATCTGCAAGGAGAAGCATGCATACCTCCTATTTAATACGTCGTTTCCTGTCCAAGCTATTAGTCCAAAAGCATATATGTCCCTTGGGTAGACCTGCCAAAACATTAAAATCAATAGTGTACACTTGAGACGTTTAAAGTTTGCATACACTTATAGTTGGCTAAGCAACAAAGCATAACCAGCAACAGGATAGAAGACAATACCCTATGTTTAATTTGCAACTActaaatatttaacaaaaatttagaaattgAAGACAATACTAAAGTTTGAATAGTCATTGTAGATCCAAAAAAAAACATGGCATGGCAGCAGCACATATGCAACAACAAATTACAGAATGACAAATCCTGGAAAAACCACAATGTTTTGACACTCATGAGCCTCCATCAGAGAATACACGAAAAGATGCCATCAATTACCTTTAAATCAATTCTATGTCGCAACTCCCGTCCAGGATAAGTGCAAAAGCCAAAGTAAGTGTCAACACCAGAGTCAGTACCCTGTTCACATAGTGAAATGTTAACAAAGAAACTGAGCAACAGATATAAAGAAACACGTAACATATGTAAAAACAGAAAATTATCAGATTTATTTTTCAGTATGTAGATCTAGACATAATTATTTTAAGATTCTAGAAAAGATTTCACCAGCCTCGCTGGTTGTATATCATAATTTAGTGGGTGAAATCAGGACAAACGGCCTGTCAAAGGCCGTGGGCCTGGCCTGATAAAGAATTGCAGGCCTAGAATCATGTTAAAGCCTATTTGTCTTAAAAGGTCAAGCTTAGGCTTGTCAAGAGGTCTACGAAACTTGTCAGGCCTGTTTGAAATTTGTGTATGCATATATTGTTTTCACCAAATTACCAAAAAAGGGGAAAATATATTGTTTTCACCAAAATGTTGTAaatgaaatttgaaatcaaaACCTTTATGTTAAACACTTGACTACCAAATCTCTTTAATAAATATatgattcttttttatttgtatctCATTAGTTGTTAGGCCCTTTCAAATTTTTAGaacaatttagatttttttttttgttaacaagctcgttaacaggcttcaggccaggTCAAGTATTCAAACAGGCCAAGCTCAGGCATTTAGAAAAGCCTCTAGCAAGCTACAGGCCTAGCTCTGGCCAAATAGCTGCAATATAGGCTGTTAGCAGTAAATTCTTACCTATTTCCATCCCTAAATTCATCTCAAACAAATATCATATTTTTCCTCTTTCCTCTTTATCTTTGCAAAGTTGTTCactttcaaaattcatgtactttta
Encoded here:
- the LOC112750079 gene encoding uncharacterized protein, with the translated sequence MSLSPTSPFKIITISLFLFFLQNSYANAALPIISVNNTTCQTTCGTIPVKYPFGTGYGCGHPAFSSFISCNHGTLLFSTRTGTYTISSIDYPSNTMMVNDPFMSNCSSMQNSGSFGIDSGSPFSLGKENIFVLLGCSTTSPVFDPKEDLCDTGSGTRVCRGLYSCKGVNGIGLPQHAPINTCCVYDYEANAGLGLDLPKLQCSSYASVYEFVDQGDPMKWKFGISLVYNYSYDTDDCRNCEDSGGLCGFQSLDKSFACICRNGVNTTTNCFGRGYAWSGTTALKVQAMLPIGGLLLSLMLSPFW